A section of the Thiohalobacter sp. genome encodes:
- the tssL gene encoding type VI secretion system protein TssL, long form: MDDEAPPEKKQDAGAPAWVMTFADLMSLLMCFFVLLLSFSEMDVAKYKQIAGSMREAFGVQRKHKVKEPPKGINIIAQEFSAGRPDPTPFNIVEQMTTDTMKMYLDTGDKKRKRNEGEKGRKGGGPKNESGHDGNEKGALKEQGQMATTQEELVVVPKADAMEMLKAKQAAEARREKLQNAAREIRAALAREIDKGTVDVETTDQRILIRIRDKALFGPASSYLRESFRPVLVRVGRILKGVEGNIVVAGHTDDLPIFTERYRSNWELSSSRAVSVVHELIDEAGIEAARVAIEGHGDTQPVVPNDSPENRARNRRVEIILEQGDDLVASGQIAASEVAERASPEAADGHAGGQPRASEGNKDE; this comes from the coding sequence ATGGACGACGAAGCACCACCCGAGAAGAAACAGGATGCCGGCGCACCCGCCTGGGTCATGACCTTCGCGGATCTGATGTCGTTGCTGATGTGCTTCTTTGTGCTGCTGTTGTCCTTCTCCGAGATGGACGTGGCCAAGTACAAGCAGATCGCCGGTTCCATGCGTGAAGCCTTTGGCGTCCAGCGCAAGCACAAGGTCAAGGAGCCGCCGAAGGGTATCAACATCATCGCCCAGGAATTCAGCGCCGGACGCCCCGATCCCACGCCCTTCAATATCGTCGAGCAGATGACCACCGATACCATGAAGATGTATCTGGATACCGGTGACAAGAAGCGCAAGCGCAACGAAGGCGAGAAGGGGCGCAAGGGTGGCGGGCCGAAGAATGAATCCGGTCACGACGGCAACGAAAAGGGCGCGCTGAAGGAGCAGGGGCAGATGGCGACCACCCAGGAGGAACTGGTGGTGGTGCCCAAGGCGGATGCGATGGAGATGCTCAAGGCGAAACAGGCCGCCGAGGCGCGCAGGGAAAAGCTGCAGAATGCCGCCCGCGAGATCCGTGCCGCATTGGCCAGGGAGATCGACAAGGGTACGGTGGATGTCGAGACCACCGACCAGCGCATTCTCATCCGCATCCGCGACAAGGCCCTGTTCGGTCCGGCCAGTTCCTATCTGCGCGAATCCTTCCGGCCGGTGCTCGTCCGGGTCGGCAGGATTCTGAAGGGTGTGGAAGGGAACATCGTGGTGGCCGGCCACACCGATGACCTGCCCATCTTCACCGAGCGTTATCGTTCCAACTGGGAGCTGTCGTCCTCGCGCGCCGTCTCGGTGGTGCACGAGTTGATCGACGAGGCGGGCATCGAGGCCGCCCGCGTCGCCATCGAGGGGCATGGCGATACCCAGCCTGTGGTGCCGAACGACAGTCCCGAGAACCGTGCTCGTAACCGCCGGGTGGAGATCATTCTGGAACAGGGTGACGATCTCGTGGCCTCGGGCCAGATCGCCGCCAGCGAGGTGGCCGAGCGGGCATCCCCCGAGGCTGCCGACGGGCATGCGGGCGGGCAACCCCGGGCCTCGGAGGGCAACAAGGATGAGTGA
- a CDS encoding porin, which produces MKSLNTAIKMCLATAALASAPGHAANWLMLQGTEPAGSAARAKLWGFVQAQYQKDFSEPFVNAGTEVYIPPKLIGPNLDDQSQFNVNRARIGVRGTGFPLDSNVNYFVLVEMGNNAITNGANSFAHLTDASITLNHIEGARVRAGLFKYPGSEEGLQAIHVFDYINFTNVTNQLLLERFPDASDTNQAATPTPNADMNQISNPVGAFRDVGVQVFDTFRNGEWEHSYALMYGNGNGLNFGDGNGNGKGNLYAYWASEKVFGGKGGRREGWKTFAWWQKGKRVNAYDTSQEQNRTRWGAGTKYLKKPWRVTAEYMKGKGMIFQGPHRPQHLFNDLEASGWYVEGGWYIPQTAWEIDLRYDYYKRDENHPTSAAGDQTEFKTWTIGAQYHFNKKTRVNIEYAARDNSSDTTAIDNQNKDVKGRLAIQLTAIF; this is translated from the coding sequence ATGAAATCACTCAACACCGCGATCAAGATGTGCCTGGCGACCGCCGCGCTGGCCAGCGCGCCGGGTCACGCCGCCAACTGGCTGATGCTTCAGGGCACCGAGCCAGCCGGCTCCGCCGCCCGCGCCAAGCTCTGGGGCTTTGTCCAGGCCCAGTACCAGAAGGACTTTTCGGAGCCCTTTGTCAATGCCGGCACGGAGGTCTACATTCCGCCCAAGCTGATCGGTCCCAACCTCGACGACCAGTCCCAGTTCAATGTCAACCGGGCGCGTATCGGCGTACGCGGCACGGGCTTCCCGCTGGACAGCAACGTCAACTACTTCGTGCTCGTGGAAATGGGCAACAACGCCATCACCAACGGTGCCAATTCCTTTGCCCATCTGACCGATGCCAGCATCACCCTGAATCACATCGAGGGGGCGCGTGTCCGCGCCGGCCTGTTCAAGTATCCGGGCTCCGAAGAGGGCCTGCAGGCCATTCACGTATTCGACTACATCAATTTCACCAATGTGACCAACCAGTTGCTTCTCGAGCGTTTTCCGGATGCATCGGACACCAACCAGGCAGCGACGCCCACGCCCAACGCCGACATGAACCAGATCTCCAATCCGGTCGGTGCCTTCCGTGATGTCGGCGTGCAGGTCTTCGACACCTTCAGGAACGGGGAGTGGGAGCACAGCTACGCGCTGATGTATGGCAACGGCAATGGCCTGAACTTCGGCGACGGCAACGGCAACGGCAAGGGCAACCTCTACGCCTACTGGGCCTCGGAGAAGGTGTTCGGCGGCAAGGGTGGCCGGCGCGAGGGCTGGAAGACCTTTGCCTGGTGGCAAAAGGGCAAACGCGTGAACGCCTACGACACCAGCCAGGAGCAGAACCGCACCCGCTGGGGCGCAGGCACCAAGTATCTGAAGAAGCCCTGGCGCGTGACCGCCGAGTACATGAAGGGCAAGGGCATGATCTTCCAGGGACCGCACCGCCCGCAGCATCTGTTCAACGATCTCGAGGCGAGCGGCTGGTATGTCGAGGGCGGCTGGTACATCCCGCAGACCGCCTGGGAAATCGACCTGCGCTATGACTACTACAAGCGCGACGAGAACCATCCCACCTCGGCCGCAGGCGACCAGACGGAGTTCAAGACCTGGACCATCGGCGCCCAGTACCACTTCAACAAGAAGACCCGGGTGAACATCGAGTACGCCGCGCGCGACAACAGCTCCGACACCACGGCCATCGACAACCAGAACAAGGACGTGAAGGGGCGCCTTGCCATCCAGCTCACCGCGATCTTCTGA
- the pomA gene encoding flagellar motor protein PomA, with the protein MDLATLIGLIGAFGIIVGAIVIGGSALVFINVPSLLIVIGGTIMAVLIKFPLSHFLSAFKVALKAFFHKAENPDDLIREGVALANVARKEGVLGLENQEISNEFLKRGIQFCVDGHEPEFVRSMLTKDINLTIERHERGQAIFKALGDMAPAMGMIGTLIGLVQMLSSMDDPKKIGPAMAVALLTTLYGAIIANAFALPIADKLAHRTMEERLNKNLILEAINGIQEGINPRVMEELLKTYLPPSKRDSLNEEAA; encoded by the coding sequence GTGGATCTGGCAACACTCATCGGCCTCATTGGTGCCTTCGGTATCATTGTCGGCGCCATTGTCATTGGTGGCAGCGCCCTGGTCTTCATCAACGTCCCCTCGCTGCTGATCGTGATCGGCGGCACCATCATGGCGGTGCTGATCAAGTTTCCGTTGAGCCATTTCCTGAGCGCCTTCAAGGTCGCACTCAAGGCCTTCTTCCACAAGGCCGAGAACCCCGATGACCTGATCCGCGAGGGTGTCGCGCTGGCCAATGTCGCCCGCAAGGAGGGCGTGCTCGGGCTGGAGAACCAGGAGATTAGCAACGAGTTCCTCAAGCGCGGCATCCAGTTCTGCGTCGACGGGCACGAGCCCGAGTTCGTGCGCAGCATGCTCACCAAGGACATCAATCTCACCATCGAGCGCCACGAGCGCGGCCAGGCCATCTTCAAGGCCCTGGGCGACATGGCGCCGGCCATGGGCATGATCGGCACGCTGATCGGCCTGGTACAGATGCTCTCGTCCATGGACGATCCCAAGAAGATCGGCCCTGCCATGGCCGTGGCCCTGCTGACCACCCTCTACGGAGCCATCATTGCCAACGCCTTTGCCCTGCCCATCGCGGACAAGCTGGCGCACCGTACCATGGAGGAACGGCTGAACAAGAACCTGATCCTGGAGGCCATCAACGGCATCCAGGAAGGCATCAATCCGCGCGTCATGGAAGAGTTGCTCAAGACCTACCTGCCGCCGAGCAAGCGCGACAGTCTGAACGAGGAGGCCGCCTGA
- a CDS encoding PilZ domain-containing protein produces MSDRQIRPTEEERREYFRIEDQVLLEHRPIGEAELEPLRLRLADRIPDRFTVAANFATHSRAMNRILHGFSARSPELARYLRIMDQKLNQLARLFVMEEMALGVESALRVNLSAGGMVFPARSEIEPGALLELRFALLPEMIGVLAAARVVYCERAATGHPDHPWQVAVEYECIRETDRDLLCAHIMSRETELLRQQREQQGAEEE; encoded by the coding sequence ATGAGTGACCGGCAGATCCGGCCGACCGAAGAGGAGCGCCGCGAGTATTTCCGTATCGAGGACCAGGTGCTGCTGGAGCATCGTCCGATCGGCGAGGCGGAGCTTGAGCCCCTGCGCCTGCGGTTGGCCGACCGCATCCCCGACCGTTTCACGGTGGCGGCCAATTTCGCCACCCATTCGCGCGCCATGAACCGCATCCTGCACGGTTTCTCGGCCCGCTCTCCGGAGCTGGCGCGCTACCTTCGCATCATGGACCAGAAGCTGAACCAGTTGGCGCGGCTGTTCGTCATGGAGGAAATGGCGCTGGGCGTGGAGTCCGCTCTGCGGGTCAACCTCAGTGCCGGTGGCATGGTGTTTCCGGCCCGCAGCGAGATCGAGCCTGGCGCCCTGCTCGAACTGCGTTTCGCCCTGTTGCCGGAAATGATCGGCGTGCTGGCGGCAGCGCGGGTGGTGTACTGCGAGCGTGCCGCCACCGGTCATCCCGACCATCCGTGGCAGGTTGCCGTGGAATACGAGTGTATTCGCGAAACCGATCGCGACCTGCTCTGTGCGCACATCATGAGCCGCGAGACCGAACTGCTGCGGCAACAGCGGGAACAGCAGGGTGCCGAGGAGGAATAG
- a CDS encoding DsrE family protein, giving the protein MSDHKQWWHWLWALCLALGLAGNTLAAENPKPFAEKRIVLQISDPDPFKQTLVLNVASNLVKYYGPDKVDIEIVAFGPGLRLLLAENANAGRIDSLAEGAGVRFSACDNTFAKYTKALGREPALNPRARHVKAGVVRIIELMKQGYHLIKP; this is encoded by the coding sequence ATGTCCGATCACAAGCAGTGGTGGCACTGGCTGTGGGCCCTGTGTCTGGCCCTCGGCCTTGCCGGCAACACACTGGCCGCCGAAAACCCCAAGCCCTTCGCTGAAAAACGCATTGTGCTGCAGATCAGCGATCCCGATCCCTTCAAGCAGACGCTGGTCCTCAACGTGGCCAGCAACCTGGTCAAGTACTACGGACCGGACAAAGTGGACATCGAGATCGTCGCCTTCGGGCCCGGGCTGCGCCTGCTGCTGGCCGAGAACGCCAACGCCGGTCGCATCGACTCGCTCGCCGAAGGCGCCGGTGTGCGCTTTTCCGCCTGTGACAACACCTTTGCCAAGTACACCAAGGCACTGGGCCGGGAACCGGCCCTGAACCCGCGTGCACGGCATGTCAAGGCCGGGGTCGTGCGCATCATCGAATTGATGAAGCAGGGCTACCACCTGATCAAGCCCTGA
- a CDS encoding RNA polymerase sigma factor, whose translation MKLVTRLCAALTLRDRIARSRGRLYKVAFAWCGDEMVADDLVQEAMALALQKSHQLRDPDRLHAWMYSVLHNCWRQYLRRQRPSCQLDEEQMPGGPSVEGLTSRIEIVERVRAAVARLPVGQREVVTLVDLEGLTYAEVAEILEIPIGTVMSRLNRARKALQRSLRAIRPRPEGLAEEEGAAEPARLRRVR comes from the coding sequence ATGAAACTGGTAACCCGACTCTGTGCGGCGCTGACGCTGCGCGACCGCATTGCCCGCAGCCGTGGCCGCCTGTACAAGGTGGCTTTTGCCTGGTGTGGAGACGAAATGGTCGCGGACGATCTGGTCCAGGAGGCCATGGCGCTGGCGTTGCAGAAGAGCCATCAGTTGCGCGATCCCGACCGCCTCCATGCCTGGATGTACTCGGTGCTGCACAACTGCTGGCGCCAGTATCTGCGTCGCCAGCGTCCAAGCTGCCAGCTCGACGAGGAACAGATGCCGGGCGGGCCGAGCGTCGAGGGCCTGACCAGCCGCATCGAGATCGTGGAACGGGTGCGTGCCGCCGTCGCTCGCCTGCCGGTGGGACAGCGCGAGGTCGTCACGCTGGTCGATCTGGAGGGCTTGACCTACGCCGAAGTCGCGGAAATTCTTGAAATACCGATCGGCACCGTAATGAGCCGTCTGAACCGTGCGCGCAAGGCCCTGCAGCGCTCGCTCAGGGCCATCCGGCCCCGGCCCGAAGGCCTGGCCGAAGAGGAAGGGGCGGCCGAACCCGCCCGCCTGCGGCGCGTGCGCTAG